One window from the genome of Corynebacterium sp. SCR221107 encodes:
- a CDS encoding sucrose-specific PTS transporter subunit IIBC — protein sequence MQHKEVAGRVLQAIGGEDNIVAAAHCATRLRLVLKDSKNVDQAALDNDPDLKGTFETGGMYQIIVGPGDVNNVFKELDSMTSKNIAVTTEELKNVAAKSGSWFTRAIKALADIFVPLIPILVGGGLLMAINNVLTAKDLFGPESLVEMYPNITGVSEMINLLASAPFAFLPVLVGFTATKRFGGNEFLGAGIAMAMVYPSLVNGYNVAEAIANGEMTYWNLFGLDVAQAGYQGSVLPILLVSWILSVIEKFFHKHLKGTVDFLVTPVLTLLITGFLTFIAVGPVMRSLGDWLAIGLANLYDFGGPIGGFIFGLIYSPIVITGLHQSFPPIETMLWGQGGSFIFATASMANIAQGAVALAVFFLAKSEKLKGLAGASGMSAVFGITEPAIFGVNLRLRWPFYIGIVSAAIGSTLIAIFDVKAVALGAAGFIGFVSMRANDIGQFFICAFATFFIAFIAAYLYGRTLVAKNGTIDPDGENPAADAAASAAAAAASTAEASADALAVIAPLTGNATPLSAVSDPMFAQGKLGEGVAITPTEGKLVAPVSGKVVVAFPSGHAFAVRTQGADGKNVDVLMHIGFDTVNLKGQHFTPLARQGDEVKAGDVLCEFDIDGIKAAGYEVTTPVVVSNSKRTGPVLPALALPSTVAAGDKLMTVDPKPVAATTA from the coding sequence ATGCAACATAAGGAAGTTGCAGGCCGCGTTCTGCAAGCAATCGGCGGCGAAGACAACATTGTCGCCGCCGCGCACTGCGCGACCCGCCTGCGCTTGGTCTTGAAAGACAGCAAGAATGTCGACCAGGCAGCTCTCGACAATGATCCGGATCTTAAGGGAACCTTTGAGACCGGTGGCATGTATCAAATCATCGTCGGCCCCGGTGACGTCAACAACGTGTTCAAAGAACTCGACTCGATGACGTCGAAGAACATCGCGGTCACCACTGAGGAACTGAAGAATGTTGCCGCCAAGAGCGGCAGCTGGTTTACTCGCGCCATCAAGGCACTCGCCGACATCTTCGTCCCGCTCATCCCGATTCTGGTCGGTGGCGGTTTGTTGATGGCTATCAACAACGTGCTCACCGCAAAGGACCTCTTCGGCCCGGAGTCCCTGGTAGAGATGTACCCGAACATCACCGGTGTCTCGGAGATGATCAACCTGCTGGCTTCCGCACCGTTTGCGTTCCTGCCGGTGCTGGTGGGCTTTACCGCTACCAAGCGCTTCGGCGGCAACGAGTTCCTCGGTGCCGGCATCGCCATGGCAATGGTCTACCCATCGCTGGTCAACGGCTACAACGTGGCCGAGGCCATCGCCAATGGTGAGATGACATACTGGAACCTCTTCGGCCTCGACGTGGCCCAAGCCGGCTACCAGGGCTCCGTCCTGCCGATCCTGCTGGTCTCCTGGATCCTGTCTGTCATTGAGAAGTTCTTCCACAAGCACCTCAAGGGCACCGTCGACTTCCTGGTCACCCCGGTGCTTACCCTGCTGATCACCGGCTTCCTTACCTTCATCGCCGTTGGCCCGGTCATGCGCAGCCTCGGCGACTGGCTGGCCATCGGCCTGGCCAACCTCTATGACTTCGGCGGCCCGATTGGTGGCTTCATCTTCGGCCTCATCTACTCGCCGATCGTCATCACAGGTCTGCACCAGTCCTTCCCGCCGATCGAGACGATGCTGTGGGGACAGGGTGGTTCCTTCATCTTCGCAACCGCCTCCATGGCCAACATCGCCCAGGGTGCTGTGGCTCTGGCCGTGTTCTTCCTGGCCAAGAGTGAGAAGCTCAAGGGCTTGGCTGGTGCCTCGGGTATGTCCGCCGTCTTCGGTATCACTGAGCCCGCCATCTTCGGTGTGAACCTGCGCCTGCGCTGGCCTTTCTACATCGGTATCGTCTCCGCTGCCATCGGCTCGACCCTGATCGCCATCTTCGACGTCAAGGCAGTCGCGCTGGGTGCCGCAGGCTTCATCGGCTTCGTTTCCATGCGCGCCAATGACATCGGACAGTTCTTCATCTGCGCCTTTGCCACCTTCTTTATCGCCTTCATCGCCGCCTACCTCTATGGCCGCACGCTCGTGGCCAAGAACGGCACCATTGACCCCGATGGCGAGAATCCGGCCGCTGACGCAGCTGCCTCTGCCGCCGCCGCTGCAGCTTCCACCGCTGAGGCTTCTGCTGACGCACTGGCTGTCATCGCCCCGCTGACCGGCAATGCCACCCCGCTGTCTGCAGTCTCCGACCCGATGTTTGCCCAGGGCAAGCTGGGTGAGGGCGTTGCGATCACCCCGACTGAAGGCAAGCTGGTCGCCCCAGTATCCGGCAAGGTCGTCGTTGCCTTCCCCTCCGGGCACGCATTCGCGGTGCGCACCCAGGGCGCCGATGGCAAGAACGTGGACGTGCTCATGCATATCGGTTTCGACACCGTCAACCTCAAGGGCCAGCATTTCACCCCGCTGGCGCGGCAGGGTGACGAGGTCAAGGCTGGCGACGTGCTCTGCGAGTTCGACATCGACGGCATTAAGGCCGCAGGCTACGAGGTCACCACTCCCGTTGTGGTCTCCAACTCCAAGCGCACCGGCCCGGTCCTACCGGCCCTGGCGTTGCCAAGCACCGTCGCCGCAGGCGACAAGCTCATGACGGTTGACCCCAAGCCCGTCGCCGCGACTACAGCCTAA
- the rplE gene encoding 50S ribosomal protein L5 yields the protein MSENYTPRLKTRYREEIRPALNGKFSYDNVMQIPGVTKVVVNMGVGEAARDSKLINGALEDLTAITGQKPELRRAKKSIANFKLREGMPIGARVTLRGDRMWEFLDRLLTVALPRIRDFRGLSDQQFDGHGNYTFGLTEQTMFYEIDVDKVDRPRGMDITVVTTATNNEEGRELLLHLGFPFKGEDGNKAQV from the coding sequence ATGAGCGAGAACTACACTCCACGTCTCAAGACCCGCTACCGCGAAGAGATCCGTCCGGCGCTGAACGGGAAGTTCAGCTACGACAACGTTATGCAGATCCCAGGCGTGACCAAGGTCGTCGTCAACATGGGTGTCGGCGAGGCTGCTCGTGACTCCAAGCTGATCAACGGTGCTCTCGAGGACCTGACCGCTATCACCGGCCAGAAACCAGAGCTGCGTCGCGCTAAGAAGTCCATCGCTAACTTCAAGCTGCGTGAGGGCATGCCGATCGGCGCCCGCGTCACCCTGCGTGGCGATCGCATGTGGGAGTTCCTGGACCGTCTGCTGACCGTGGCTCTGCCACGTATCCGCGACTTCCGCGGCCTGTCCGACCAGCAGTTCGATGGCCACGGCAACTACACCTTCGGTCTGACCGAGCAGACCATGTTCTACGAAATCGACGTGGACAAGGTTGACCGCCCACGCGGTATGGACATCACCGTTGTTACCACCGCCACCAACAACGAGGAAGGCCGCGAGCTGCTCCTGCACCTCGGCTTTCCGTTCAAGGGCGAGGACGGCAACAAGGCTCAGGTCTAG
- the rplX gene encoding 50S ribosomal protein L24, translated as MKIHKGDTVIVISGPDKGAKGKVIQAFPKTQKVLVEGVNRVKKHVANSAPERGAESGGIVTQEAPIHVSNVMILDSDGNPTRVGYRFDENGKKVRISRRNGKDI; from the coding sequence ATGAAGATCCATAAGGGCGATACGGTCATTGTTATTTCCGGCCCGGACAAGGGTGCTAAGGGCAAGGTCATCCAGGCTTTCCCGAAGACCCAGAAGGTCCTGGTTGAGGGTGTCAACCGCGTGAAGAAGCACGTCGCTAACTCCGCACCGGAGCGCGGCGCTGAGTCCGGCGGAATCGTCACCCAGGAGGCTCCGATCCACGTTTCCAACGTGATGATCCTGGACTCCGACGGTAACCCAACCCGCGTTGGCTACCGCTTCGATGAGAACGGCAAGAAGGTCCGTATCTCGCGTCGTAACGGGAAGGACATCTAA
- a CDS encoding energy-coupling factor transporter transmembrane component T family protein: MLHPWAWWIWALSIAGATSLTTNPYVLLLALCAICFVVMARRDSSPWARAFPVYLMLAAGIIVYRIIMHILVGSKVGSTQLFRIPTVELPSWAAGINLFGTVYAEGLLQALTQGLVLGCMIVAIGAANSLSHPRALVKALPGALGEIGTALVIGITIAPQMAESAVRINRARKLRGDDGRGIRGFLRILMPVFQDTLDRSLALAASMDARGYGRRTHAPKLQRQITFAFAGLGLMGAAIGLYVILDASAPMYVAVPIVVTGLGFLVISMVVAGLRNQATSYTKISWGTGEWLTVTSGLVPLLAAAVELQRDPTSMVTSWMPLQMPDHIPYLLVLGLMVATFPGFFTPRLPRNSQRPTRRRTHALATGLTVEPASTAVSSPTTRPRRARLRRATSFDSE; the protein is encoded by the coding sequence ATCCTGCACCCGTGGGCATGGTGGATCTGGGCGTTGAGCATCGCCGGGGCAACCAGCCTGACCACAAATCCCTATGTATTGCTCTTAGCATTGTGCGCAATTTGTTTTGTGGTGATGGCGAGGCGCGATTCCTCGCCATGGGCCCGGGCCTTCCCGGTGTATCTCATGCTCGCCGCCGGAATCATCGTCTACCGCATCATCATGCATATCCTGGTGGGATCCAAGGTCGGCTCTACGCAGCTTTTCCGGATTCCCACGGTTGAGCTTCCTAGCTGGGCCGCGGGCATCAACCTCTTCGGCACCGTCTACGCCGAAGGCCTGCTCCAGGCGCTGACCCAAGGTTTGGTACTCGGCTGCATGATCGTGGCCATCGGTGCAGCCAACTCCCTTTCGCACCCCAGAGCCTTGGTCAAGGCACTGCCGGGCGCGCTGGGAGAGATCGGCACCGCACTGGTCATCGGCATCACCATCGCCCCGCAAATGGCCGAGTCGGCGGTGCGCATCAACCGCGCCCGGAAGCTGCGTGGCGACGATGGTCGGGGCATTCGCGGTTTCTTGCGGATTCTCATGCCCGTTTTCCAAGACACCCTGGACCGCTCTTTGGCGCTGGCGGCGTCGATGGATGCGCGCGGCTACGGCAGGCGCACCCACGCACCGAAGCTCCAGAGGCAGATCACCTTCGCCTTCGCGGGCCTGGGGCTCATGGGCGCTGCCATCGGGCTGTACGTGATCCTCGATGCCTCGGCGCCGATGTATGTCGCCGTGCCCATTGTGGTCACAGGCCTGGGATTCCTCGTGATTTCCATGGTGGTGGCAGGCCTTCGCAACCAGGCCACCAGCTACACCAAGATTTCCTGGGGCACCGGCGAGTGGCTGACCGTGACCTCAGGCCTAGTGCCGCTGCTTGCCGCCGCAGTAGAGCTGCAGCGCGACCCCACCTCAATGGTGACCTCCTGGATGCCGCTGCAGATGCCGGATCACATCCCCTACCTGCTGGTTCTGGGGTTGATGGTGGCCACCTTCCCTGGGTTTTTCACCCCGCGCCTGCCCCGCAATTCCCAGCGCCCCACCCGGCGCCGCACTCACGCTCTGGCCACAGGGCTCACTGTTGAGCCGGCCTCAACGGCAGTCTCTTCTCCCACCACCCGCCCGCGCCGCGCCCGCTTGCGGCGCGCCACCTCTTTCGATTCGGAGTAG
- a CDS encoding ABC transporter ATP-binding protein: MNSPDFPDTAVFAHTSHAHRSPWSTEPILELSHVSAHYPALDPGADDKVGPAQIHDVNLTLNEGEILLVMGRTGSGKSTLLGTITGQMPHTTGGLLRGAVKVVGRDTRDYPPRLLSDVIGVVGQDPLAGFVTTTVEEELAYGMEQLGLSQDIMRKRVEETLDLLGLAELRGVPLTDLSGGEQQRVAIGAVLTTRPALLVLDEPTSALDPNGAEDVLATITKLAHDLGMTVVLAEHRIERVLGYVDKVAHIGADGTVTVDKPERVMEHSDVAPPLIELGRWAGWSPLPLSIREARAQSAELRRNLYGRGLVVKRTAARDAAVALRACDIVVDYPEIRAVDGVSFSLHAGEITALMGRNGCGKSSLLWALQGTGKRTLGQVGIAHGTGGFLDPASLKPATRRELVSMVPQTPTDILYSPTVAEELAQADRDAGAPEGTTENILSTLVPNIQTALHPRDLSEGQKLALALSIQLAARPAVLLFDEPTRGLDYDGKKVLARLFGELAMSGRAILVVTHDVEFAALCADRVLFMAGGKLIADGPAVDILAASPAYAPQVAKVTAGVHDPSQWLTVSAVQACMTGLV, from the coding sequence ATGAATTCCCCTGATTTCCCCGACACTGCGGTCTTTGCTCACACCTCCCACGCCCACCGCAGCCCGTGGTCCACGGAGCCGATTCTGGAGCTTTCGCATGTCAGCGCGCATTACCCAGCACTTGACCCGGGCGCGGATGACAAGGTCGGTCCTGCCCAGATCCACGATGTGAACCTCACGCTCAACGAGGGCGAGATCTTGCTGGTGATGGGGCGCACCGGAAGCGGAAAGTCGACGCTGCTTGGCACTATCACCGGTCAAATGCCGCACACCACGGGCGGGTTGCTGCGCGGTGCGGTGAAGGTGGTCGGGCGAGATACCCGCGACTATCCGCCGCGTTTGCTTTCCGACGTCATCGGTGTGGTGGGCCAGGATCCGCTCGCCGGTTTTGTCACCACCACCGTCGAGGAAGAGCTTGCCTATGGCATGGAGCAGCTTGGCTTGTCCCAGGACATCATGCGTAAGCGCGTGGAGGAAACCCTCGATCTTTTGGGACTTGCGGAGCTGCGCGGGGTGCCGCTTACGGACCTGTCCGGCGGTGAGCAGCAAAGGGTTGCCATCGGCGCTGTGCTTACCACCCGCCCGGCCCTGTTGGTGCTCGACGAACCGACCTCCGCGCTCGACCCTAATGGCGCCGAAGATGTGCTGGCCACCATCACCAAGCTCGCCCATGACCTGGGCATGACGGTGGTGCTGGCCGAGCACCGCATCGAGCGCGTGCTGGGCTACGTGGACAAGGTCGCCCACATCGGCGCCGATGGCACCGTCACGGTGGATAAGCCCGAGCGCGTCATGGAGCATTCGGATGTCGCCCCGCCCCTCATCGAACTGGGCCGGTGGGCAGGCTGGTCGCCACTTCCCCTCTCCATTCGGGAGGCACGCGCGCAATCGGCCGAGCTGCGCCGCAATTTGTACGGCCGCGGTCTCGTCGTCAAGCGAACGGCAGCCAGAGATGCCGCCGTGGCACTTCGCGCTTGCGACATCGTCGTCGACTACCCCGAGATCCGCGCGGTGGACGGGGTCAGCTTCAGCCTGCATGCAGGCGAAATCACCGCGCTGATGGGACGCAACGGCTGCGGCAAGTCCTCGCTGTTGTGGGCCTTGCAGGGAACCGGCAAGCGCACCCTGGGCCAGGTGGGCATCGCCCATGGTACCGGCGGATTCCTCGACCCGGCTTCGTTAAAGCCGGCCACCCGGCGCGAACTGGTCTCGATGGTGCCGCAAACCCCCACCGACATCCTCTATTCCCCCACCGTGGCCGAGGAATTAGCGCAAGCCGACCGCGACGCCGGGGCGCCGGAAGGAACCACCGAGAACATCTTGTCGACGCTCGTTCCCAACATCCAGACTGCGCTGCACCCGCGCGATCTTTCCGAGGGACAGAAGCTGGCCTTGGCGTTGAGTATCCAGCTGGCCGCACGGCCTGCCGTCTTGCTTTTCGACGAACCCACCCGCGGCCTCGACTACGACGGCAAGAAGGTCCTCGCCCGGCTTTTTGGTGAGCTGGCGATGTCCGGCCGCGCCATACTGGTGGTCACCCACGACGTGGAATTCGCCGCCCTGTGCGCCGATCGCGTGCTATTCATGGCCGGCGGCAAGCTCATTGCCGACGGCCCGGCCGTGGACATCCTGGCCGCCTCCCCGGCCTACGCACCCCAGGTGGCCAAGGTGACAGCCGGGGTCCATGATCCCTCGCAGTGGCTCACCGTCTCGGCGGTGCAGGCCTGCATGACGGGGTTGGTTTAA
- a CDS encoding ECF transporter S component: MRMHPRSLVLMGILAVFSLMVFLWPLFISPDSVLSDSAQAPIYLGVLIPLVLAIVLSEMSSDGFDVRAIAMLGVLSAAVAVVRPFGAGTAGFETVFFVIILGGRAFGPAFGFILGSTGLFVSALVTAGIGPWLPYQMLAAAWVGFFAGLLPHTKRPGGLGEHLIIIAYAFVACLAYGIVMNMSFWPFAVGVSTGLSFEPGATVAHNLHTFLIFSLTTSLGWDLGRAFFTSLLLAFTIRPVLGALRRASRRAAFGAEAAFEAKI; the protein is encoded by the coding sequence ATGCGCATGCACCCGCGCTCCCTGGTGCTCATGGGAATCCTTGCGGTGTTTAGCCTCATGGTCTTTTTGTGGCCGCTTTTCATCAGCCCGGACTCGGTGCTCTCCGATTCGGCGCAGGCCCCGATCTACCTAGGCGTGCTGATCCCTTTGGTGCTGGCGATCGTGCTCAGTGAGATGAGCAGCGACGGCTTCGACGTTCGCGCGATCGCCATGCTCGGCGTGCTGTCGGCGGCGGTGGCAGTGGTGCGCCCCTTCGGCGCGGGCACCGCAGGATTTGAGACCGTCTTCTTCGTCATCATCTTGGGCGGACGCGCGTTCGGACCTGCCTTCGGCTTCATCCTGGGCAGCACCGGGCTTTTCGTTTCCGCGCTGGTCACAGCCGGCATCGGGCCGTGGCTTCCCTACCAGATGCTGGCCGCGGCGTGGGTGGGCTTCTTCGCTGGTCTGTTGCCGCACACGAAACGCCCCGGAGGGCTTGGTGAGCACCTTATCATCATCGCCTACGCATTTGTGGCCTGCCTTGCCTACGGCATAGTGATGAACATGAGCTTCTGGCCCTTTGCCGTGGGTGTTAGCACGGGCTTGTCCTTCGAGCCGGGCGCCACAGTCGCGCACAACCTGCACACGTTCTTGATCTTTAGCCTAACTACCTCACTCGGCTGGGATTTGGGGCGCGCATTCTTTACCTCCTTGCTGTTGGCTTTTACTATCCGGCCGGTCCTGGGCGCGCTGCGGCGTGCTTCCCGACGCGCCGCCTTCGGCGCCGAGGCGGCGTTTGAAGCCAAGATCTAG
- the rplN gene encoding 50S ribosomal protein L14: protein MIQQESRLKVADNTGAREILCIRVLGGSTRRFAGIGDVIVATVKDATPGGNVKAGDVVKAVVVRAKKETRRPDGSYIKFDENAAVIIKNDNEPRGTRIFGPVARELRDKKFMKIVSLAPEVI from the coding sequence GTGATTCAGCAGGAATCGCGTCTGAAGGTCGCCGACAACACTGGTGCACGTGAAATCCTGTGCATCCGCGTTCTCGGTGGATCTACCCGACGTTTTGCTGGCATCGGTGACGTCATCGTCGCCACTGTCAAGGATGCTACCCCTGGCGGCAACGTCAAGGCTGGCGATGTTGTGAAGGCTGTCGTCGTTCGCGCTAAGAAGGAGACCCGTCGTCCGGACGGCTCCTACATCAAGTTCGACGAGAACGCTGCCGTCATCATCAAGAACGACAACGAGCCACGTGGTACCCGTATCTTCGGCCCAGTTGCTCGCGAGCTTCGTGACAAGAAGTTCATGAAGATCGTTTCTCTCGCACCGGAGGTGATCTAA
- a CDS encoding response regulator transcription factor, translating to MHHPTRSDLTVLIVDDDAELIELIRPTIEQLSTVFKVVPAHSARQAKNQLAQFLIDVILCDIAMPGEDGISLISFAHGLSPRVPSIAFTALGGGPILAQALHAGAQGFLLKTAQAWEYEAAINAVANGATYISAQLLGDVQKFLRPPSEESFLLADLTENERKVANLVKEGMTNQQVARACGLSLSTVKKYVSSLLSKFDCSSRTSLTVKLVETEFWSHSANDQVFAQSSRLYVYPSPQR from the coding sequence ATGCACCATCCCACTAGAAGCGACCTCACGGTTCTCATAGTCGACGATGATGCCGAGCTCATCGAGCTTATTCGCCCAACGATTGAACAGTTGAGCACCGTCTTCAAGGTGGTCCCGGCGCATAGTGCCAGGCAGGCAAAGAATCAGCTAGCGCAATTTCTCATTGACGTCATACTGTGCGATATTGCAATGCCCGGTGAAGATGGCATCTCCCTCATCTCTTTTGCCCACGGGCTAAGCCCGCGGGTACCGTCGATCGCCTTTACGGCCCTCGGTGGTGGCCCGATCCTCGCTCAAGCCTTGCATGCGGGTGCCCAAGGATTTCTGCTAAAGACAGCACAAGCGTGGGAGTACGAGGCCGCCATCAATGCGGTGGCCAATGGCGCGACCTACATTTCGGCACAGCTGCTTGGGGATGTGCAAAAGTTCTTGCGACCACCATCGGAGGAATCCTTCCTCCTGGCCGATCTCACCGAGAATGAACGGAAAGTGGCCAACCTCGTCAAAGAGGGAATGACGAACCAACAAGTTGCACGCGCCTGTGGGTTGTCCCTATCGACTGTGAAGAAGTACGTTTCCAGCCTGCTGTCGAAGTTTGATTGCTCGTCACGCACGTCTCTTACTGTGAAGCTGGTGGAGACCGAGTTCTGGAGCCACTCCGCGAATGATCAGGTGTTTGCACAGTCTTCGCGTCTTTACGTTTACCCCTCTCCACAACGCTAG
- a CDS encoding oxidoreductase translates to MSFSLSHRLRGLAMAIALIALQAAGPGTPQAAAATTPCSDDQVTVMVEGFATGCANPGGNGYDTLRAAGFSVTVTQKQPDFICRINGSPDDSVDKCLTSSPVDAYWSYWHATLDGDSWEYSNLGAFAYYPEAGSVEAWTWGAGEEPGSIPSSRATESTADGSTSNSGLSNIDPALLAAEPLTTTANGQAASGTRATPTPETNPDNPDEVVVYLDAEGRRISKQEYEALASGAVTPSSASESSTQPSSGAAATESEKPKSTLVMQAPAGDEGATSKDVTTTAATQGTDSQKWLIGMTIAFIALTAAAATATWAIRKKETQG, encoded by the coding sequence GTGTCCTTTTCTCTTTCCCATCGCCTTCGTGGCCTTGCCATGGCAATAGCGCTCATCGCGCTCCAAGCGGCGGGGCCGGGTACCCCGCAGGCTGCGGCCGCGACCACACCCTGCAGCGATGATCAGGTCACCGTCATGGTGGAGGGTTTTGCCACCGGCTGCGCCAACCCCGGAGGCAATGGCTACGATACCCTGCGCGCGGCGGGGTTTTCGGTCACCGTCACACAGAAGCAACCGGACTTCATCTGCCGAATCAACGGCTCCCCTGATGACAGCGTCGATAAGTGCCTGACCTCCTCGCCGGTCGATGCGTACTGGTCCTATTGGCACGCAACGCTCGACGGTGATTCTTGGGAATACAGTAACCTCGGCGCGTTCGCCTACTACCCGGAGGCGGGCAGCGTTGAGGCGTGGACATGGGGCGCCGGCGAGGAGCCGGGGTCGATTCCTTCATCGCGGGCGACGGAAAGCACCGCCGATGGCTCCACCAGCAATTCCGGGCTCAGCAACATCGACCCCGCACTGCTTGCCGCTGAACCGCTGACTACCACCGCGAATGGGCAAGCAGCTAGTGGTACGCGGGCCACGCCGACCCCCGAAACAAACCCCGATAATCCAGACGAGGTGGTCGTCTACCTCGATGCCGAAGGAAGGCGCATTAGCAAGCAGGAGTATGAGGCCTTGGCCTCCGGGGCGGTGACCCCTTCAAGTGCGAGCGAGTCGAGCACGCAGCCGTCGTCCGGCGCCGCTGCGACGGAGTCCGAGAAGCCGAAGTCCACGCTGGTCATGCAGGCCCCGGCCGGCGACGAAGGCGCCACCAGCAAAGACGTGACCACCACCGCCGCCACGCAGGGCACCGACTCTCAGAAGTGGTTGATCGGCATGACGATTGCCTTCATCGCCCTGACCGCCGCTGCGGCCACGGCCACGTGGGCAATCCGCAAGAAAGAAACCCAAGGCTAG
- a CDS encoding ATP-binding protein has product MSNAITSTLSIIEHSGWKVIRSLDDDWPLLLTQSDTVDVAAELLLNALKYGDRGMPLGFSIQRRTTTFVIACTDARADTSERPVGGNGLGLELIRHKINALQGTLDIDIEPGRWTAVCTIPLEATSRFS; this is encoded by the coding sequence ATGTCTAACGCGATCACGAGCACGCTGTCCATCATCGAACACTCGGGGTGGAAGGTGATCCGAAGCCTCGACGATGATTGGCCGTTGCTCCTCACCCAGTCAGATACCGTGGATGTTGCAGCCGAGCTTCTCCTCAATGCTCTGAAATACGGCGATCGTGGGATGCCCCTGGGGTTTTCGATACAACGGCGAACGACGACCTTCGTCATTGCCTGCACCGACGCCAGGGCAGACACATCGGAGCGGCCGGTGGGAGGCAACGGCCTCGGCCTAGAATTGATAAGACACAAAATCAATGCGCTTCAGGGCACGCTAGATATAGACATCGAACCCGGAAGGTGGACTGCGGTATGCACCATCCCACTAGAAGCGACCTCACGGTTCTCATAG